A window of the Garra rufa chromosome 10, GarRuf1.0, whole genome shotgun sequence genome harbors these coding sequences:
- the LOC141344446 gene encoding macrophage mannose receptor 1-like, producing the protein MSWPEAQSYCRSKYTDLATVDSMGDVNSLINLVDAKYSGSVWIGLKRGTEKLWGWSNGEDTNSEYYNWDLVQPDEDGDCVATCSGVWTDLQCSLLQHFPCYKENITYLIQTNKNWSDAQSYCRQYYTDLPTIHNSEENDQISMLSPESCIWTGLFLDSWEWSEKRIHFFRHWAAGLPTQSSQSGDCVGMTRSNAGRWAQYSCDLRSPFICHGSPRSSVAPYQFVNESMTWMDALKYCKKSFTEMAAVINMSDVRRLLSSVDPEYSGSAWIGLYAPGVKRWIWSMGDKAVSQDGMWHPGEPNGDGECVRSFNGSWYDESCSSVLPFVCFSDSTGFIITESAMTWRDAQSYCRQHHTDLASISSPEQQNLIPNELSLWIGLLLDSWAWANQWNHYFRYWAADQPSMISGSGNCVDMSTTDSGKWANKFCDVQQPFICYGENKLYTKQVIRLKLSCKGECPLNDPALQTTILNEISKKLKSMGLGNDRKLSWRKEEGGENPAERICVSIMDGILFVLLLLSGWCGHV; encoded by the exons ATGTCATGGCCAGAGGCTCAGAGTTACTGCAGGTCGAAGTACACTGATCTGGCTACTGTAGACAGCATGGGTGATGTAAACTCTCTAATAAATTTAGTGGATGCTAAATACAGCGGATCAGTGTGGATTGGACTCAAGAGGGGGACAGAGAAACTCTGGGGTTGGTCTAATGGAGAAGACACAAATTCTGAGTACTATAACTGGGATTTAGTACAGCCAGATGAGGATGGAGATTGTGTAGCTACTTGTTCCGGGGTTTGGACAGATTTGCAATGTAGCCTTTTACAACATTTTCCATGCTATAAAG AAAACATTACATACCTAATACAAACTAATAAAAACTGGAGTGATGCTCAAAGTTACTGCAGACAGTATTACACAGACCTGCCCACAATTCACAACTCTGAGGAAAATGACCAGATAAGTATGCTTTCTCCTGAATCGTGCATTTGGACTGGTTTGTTCCTGGACTCTTGGGAATGGTCTGAAAAAAGGATTCACTTCTTCAGACACTGGGCAGCAGGTCTTCCAACCCAGAGTTCACAATCTGGTGACTGTGTTGGCATGACAAGAAGCAATGCTGGCAGATGGGCTCAATACAGCTGTGATCTACGGAGTCCTTTTATCTGCCATGGAA GTCCCAGGTCTTCAGTAGCACCGTACCAGTTTGTGAACGAAAGCATGACTTGGATGGATGCTTTGAAGTACTGCAAAAAGAGCTTCACTGAAATGGCCGCTGTTATTAACATGAGTGATGTAAGAAGGTTGTTAAGTTCAGTGGATCCTGAATACAGTGGTTCAGCATGGATAGGTCTTTATGCTCCGGGAGTGAAACGCTGGATCTGGTCTATGGGGGACAAAGCAGTCTCCCAGGACGGTATGTGGCATCCAGGAGAACCGAATGGTGATGGCGAATGTGTGAGGAGTTTTAATGGCAGCTGGTATGATGAGAGCTGCAGCAGCGTTCTCCCATTTGTGTGTTTCAGTG ACAGCACTGGTTTTATTATTACTGAGTCTGCTATGACATGGAGAGATGCTCAGAGTTACTGCAGACAACACCACACTGATTTGGCGAGTATCAGCAGCCCAGAGCAGCAGAATCTGATTCCTAATGAATTATCGCTCTGGATTGGTCTGTTACTGGACTCTTGGGCCTGGGCTAACCAATGGAACCACTACTTTAGATACTGGGCAGCAGATCAACCATCTATGATCTCAGGATCTGGTAACTGTGTTGACATGTCAACAACTGATTCGGGGAAATGGGCTAATAAATTCTGTGATGTACAGCAGCCTTTTATCTGCTATGGAG AGAACAAGTTATATACGAAACAGGTCATCAGACTTAAATTGTCCTGTAAAGGAGAATGCCCACTGAATGATCCTGCACTACAGACAACCATTCTGAATGAG ATTAGTAAAAAGCTGAAGAGCATGGGGCTGGGAAATGACAGAAAATTAAGCTGGAGAAAGGAGGAAGGTGGAGAG AATCCAGCAGAGAGGATCTGTGTGAGCATCATGGATGGGATTCTGTTTGTGCTGCTTCTGCTGTCAGGTTGGTGTGGTCATGTATAA
- the LOC141344448 gene encoding macrophage mannose receptor 1-like, with amino-acid sequence MSWPEAQSYCRSRYTDLATVDSMGDVNRLRNIADAGYNGSVWIGLKRGKQKRWGWSNGQNTTSQYYNWALGQPNEGSYCRQYYTDLPAIPTSVANNQITKILLPGWYIWIGLFMDTWEWSDKWMLFFRHWAAGQLSESLESGDCVGMSRTNSGRWAQYSCDLQQPFICHGGEPSIPTYEFVNQNMTWVDAVRYCRARFTEMAAVVTMNDVRRLVNSVDPGYSGSAWIGLYSPGVKRWIWSIGDPNSQNGMWSPGEPNGDGECVRSFNGSWYDESCSSVLPFVCFNESTGFIVTETAMTWRDAQSYCRQHHTDLVSISSPEQQKRIPNELSLWIGLFLDSWAWANQWNHYFRYWAADQRSMISGSGNCVGMSTNYSGKWAKYICDMRQPFICYGNDKLIKKQTIRVKLTCNGKCTLNDPSLQTTILNEISKKLRSMGLESDKKLSWKKGEGGEVFHQEIKHRPSSNNACTKQ; translated from the exons ATGTCGTGGCCAGAGGCTCAGAGTTACTGCAGATCGAGGTACACTGATCTGGCTACTGTAGACAGCATGGGTGATGTGAACAGGCTGAGAAATATAGCAGATGCTGGATACAATGGATCAGTGTGGATTGGACTGAAAAGGGGGAAACAGAAACGCTGGGGTTGGTCTAATGGACAAAATACAACATCTCAGTACTATAACTGGGCTTTAGGACAGCCAAACGAAGGC AGCTACTGCAGACAGTATTACACAGATCTGCCTGCCATTCCCACCTCTGTGGCAAATAACCAGATAACAAAGATTCTTTTACCTGGATGGTACATCTGGATTGGTCTGTTCATGGACACTTGGGAATGGTCTGATAAATGGATGCTCTTCTTCAGACACTGGGCAGCGGGTCAACTATCTGAGAGTTTAGAATCTGGTGACTGTGTTGGCATGTCAAGAACCAATTCTGGCAGATGGGCTCAATACAGCTGTGATCTACAGCAGCCTTTTATCTGCCATGGAGGTGA GCCTTCTATACCAACATATGAGTTTGTGAACCAAAATATGACTTGGGTAGATGCTGTGAGATACTGTAGAGCGAGATTCACTGAAATGGCTGCTGTTGTTACCATGAATGATGTGAGAAGGCTAGTCAATTCAGTGGATCCTGGATACAGTGGTTCAGCATGGATAGGTCTTTATTCTCCGGGAGTGAAACGCTGGATCTGGTCTATAGGAGACCCAAACTCCCAGAATGGTATGTGGAGTCCAGGAGAACCAAATGGTGATGGCGAATGTGTGAGGAGTTTTAATGGCAGCTGGTATGATGAGAGCTGCAGCAGTGTTCTCCCATTTGTGTGTTTCAATG AAAGCACTGGTTTCATTGTTACTGAGACTGCTATGACATGGAGAGATGCTCAGAGTTACTGCAGACAACACCACACTGATTTGGTGAGTATCAGCAGCCCAGAGCAGCAGAAGCGGATCCCTAATGAATTATCGCTCTGGATTGGTCTGTTTCTGGACTCTTGGGCCTGGGCTAACCAATGGAACCACTACTTTAGATACTGGGCAGCAGATCAACGATCTATGATTTCAGGATCTGGTAACTGTGTTGGCATGTCAACAAATTATTCTGGAAAATGGGCTAAATACATCTGTGATATGCGGCAGCCTTTTATCTGCTATGGAA ATGACAAGTTGATTAAAAAACAGACCATCAGAGTGAAATTGACCTGTAATGGAAAATGCACATTAAATGATCCTTCACTACAAACGACCATACTGAATGAG ATAAGTAAAAAGCTGAGGAGCATGGGGCTGGAAAGTGACAAAAAATTAAGCTGGAAAAAGGGGGAAGGTGGAGAGGTGTTTCATCAGGAGATAAAACATAGACCGAGTTCAAATAATGCATGCACTAAGCAGTAA
- the LOC141344447 gene encoding macrophage mannose receptor 1-like — protein MSWPEAQSYCRSKYTDLATIDGMGHVNYLINIVDAGYTGSVWIGLKRGTQKRWGWSNGENTTSEYYNWGPSQPNGNEDCVASYSGNTSYLIKTAKTWRDAQSYCRQYYTDLPTIHNSEENANISTLPSPGWSVWIGLFLDFWEWSDKWVNFFRHWATGQPTQSLGSGDCVGMTRSNAGRWAQYSCDLRSPFICHGSEPLVPVYYFINQSMTWLDALKYCRMRFTEMAAVVTMNDVRRLVNSVDPGYSGSAWIGLHAPGVKRWVWSIGDNSAISQNGMWSPGEPNGDGECVRSFNGSWYDESCSSVLPFVCFNDSTGFIVTETAMTWRDAQSYCRQHHTDLASISSPEQQNLIPNELSLWIGLFLDSWAWANQWNHYFRYWAADQPSMISGSGNCVGMSTNDSGKWAKYICDMRQPFICYGDDKLIKKQIVRVKLSCNGKCTLNDPALQTTILNEISKKLKSTGLKSDKLIWRKEEGGEVFHQERKPRPSSNNVCNRR, from the exons ATGTCGTGGCCAGAGGCTCAGAGTTACTGCAGATCGAAGTACACTGATTTGGCTACTATAGACGGCATGGGTCATGTAAACTATCTAATAAATATAGTGGATGCTGGATACACTGGATCAGTGTGGATTGGACTGAAGAGGGGGACACAGAAACGCTGGGGTTGGTCTAATGGAGAAAACACAACATCTGAGTACTATAACTGGGGTCCATCACAGCCAAATGGGAATGAAGATTGTGTGGCTTCTTATTCTG GAAATACTTCATACCTaataaaaactgctaaaacctgGAGAGATGCTCAGAGCTACTGCAGACAGTATTACACAGACCTGCCCACCATTCACAACTCTGAGGAAAATGCCAACATATCTACATTGCCTTCTCCTGGATGGTCCGTCTGGATTGGTCTGTTCTTGGACTTCTGGGAATGGTCTGATAAATGGGTCAACTTCTTCAGACACTGGGCAACAGGTCAACCAACCCAGAGTTTAGGATCTGGTGACTGTGTTGGCATGACAAGAAGCAATGCTGGCAGATGGGCTCAATACAGCTGTGATCTACGGAGTCCTTTTATATGCCATGGAAGTGA GCCTTTAGTACCAGTGTACTACTTCATAAACCAAAGCATGACTTGGCTAGATGCTCTGAAATACTGCAGAATGAGATTCACTGAAATGGCTGCTGTTGTTACCATGAATGATGTGAGAAGGCTGGTAAATTCAGTGGATCCTGGATACAGTGGTTCAGCATGGATAGGTCTTCATGCTCCGGGAGTGAAACGCTGGGTCTGGTCTATAGGAGACAATAGCGCAATCTCCCAGAATGGTATGTGGAGTCCAGGAGAACCGAATGGTGATGGCGAATGTGTGAGGAGTTTTAATGGCAGCTGGTATGATGAGAGCTGCAGCAGTGTTCTCCCATTTGTGTGTTTCAATG ACAGCACTGGTTTTATTGTTACTGAGACTGCTATGACATGGAGAGATGCTCAGAGTTACTGCAGACAACACCACACTGATTTGGCGAGTATCAGCAGCCCAGAGCAGCAGAATCTGATTCCTAATGAATTATCACTCTGGATTGGTCTGTTTCTGGACTCTTGGGCCTGGGCCAACCAATGGAACCACTACTTTAGATACTGGGCAGCAGATCAACCATCTATGATTTCAGGATCTGGTAACTGTGTTGGCATGTCAACAAATGATTCTGGAAAATGGGCTAAATACATCTGTGATATGCGGCAGCCTTTTATCTGCTATGGAG ATGACAAGTTAATTAAAAAGCAGATTGTCAGAGTGAAATTGTCCTGTAATGGAAAATGCACACTCAATGATCCTGCACTACAGACGACCATTCTGAATGAG ATAAGCAAAAAGCTAAAGAGCACGGGGCTGAAAAGTGACAAATTAATCTGGAGAAAGGAGGAAGGTGGAGAGGTGTTTCATCAGGAGAGAAAACCTAGACCGAGTTCAAATAATGTGTGTAACAGGCggtaa
- the LOC141344449 gene encoding macrophage mannose receptor 1-like, whose protein sequence is MDRSLFVLLLLSGLFWSSSGLSRPYHYINTAMSWSEAQSYCRERFTDLATVDSMDDLNRLVNIVIAGYKGKVWIGLNKRMQKHWVWSNGDDTLAQFSTVNGLVDNQGMMIHKAHFFCYNVELRIYKCFFFNTVETGYVVIEIYKNWTEAQSHCRKYHTDLATIRNKDDINRVSGMIPPNAWVWIGLFLDSWEWSDKWSRFFRNWAAGQPSQSSGSGDCVGMSRNDSGRWSQYSCDLRQPFICHGGDFYPRPYHYINTAMSWPEAQSYCRERFTDLATADNMDDVNRLVNIVDAGYSGSVWIGLKRATQKRWAWSNGENTTSEYYNWASGQPNEDGDCVATYSGVWHDMSCSYKRYFVCYGEFRNTGYIMVQSAKIWSDAQSYCRQHYTDLPTIHNSVENNQIVNIILKGWYIWFGLFRESWEWSDKWINFFRHWAAGQPFQSSGLGDCVGMSRNDSGKWAQYNCDLQQPFICHGAERFIKKQIIRLKVTCSGKCTLNDLSLQMAILNEISEKLKSMGLEGESKTSWIKQEGGEVFLQEKNPTANSNNKCSKQ, encoded by the exons ATGGACAGGAGTCTGTTTGTGCTGCTTCTGCTGTCAG GGCTCTTCTGGAGCAGTTCTGGTCTTTCTCGTCCATACCACTATATAAATACAGCAATGTCATGGTCAGAGGCTCAGAGTTACTGCAGAGAGAGATTCACTGATCTGGCTACTGTAGACAGCATGGATGATCTGAACAGGCTGGTGAATATAGTGATTGCTGGGTACAAAGGAAAGGTGTGGATTGGACTGAATAAGAGGATGCAGAAACACTGGGTTTGGTCAAATGGAGATGATACACTCGCACAGTTTAGTACAGTAAATGGGCTAGTCGACAACCAGGGAATGATGATCCACAAAGCACACTTTTTTTGCTACAATGTTGAGTTAAGGATTt ataaatgtttcttttttaataCTGTAGAAACTGGATACGTCGTAATAGAGATTTATAAAAATTGGACTGAAGCTCAGAGCCACTGCAGAAAGTATCACACAGACCTGGCCACCATCCGCAACAAAGACGACATTAACCGAGTATCTGGTATGATTCCACCAAATGCGTGGGTCTGGATTGGTCTGTTCCTGGACTCTTGGGAATGGTCTGACAAATGGAGTCGCTTCTTCAGAAACTGGGCAGCAGGTCAACCATCCCAGAGTTCAGGATCTGGTGACTGTGTGGGCATGTCAAGAAATGATAGTGGAAGATGGTCTCAATACAGTTGTGACTTGCGGCAGCCTTTTATCTGCCATGGAGGTGACTTTTACc CTCGTCCGTACCATTATATAAATACAGCAATGTCATGGCCAGAGGCTCAGAGTTACTGTAGAGAAAGATTCACTGATTTGGCTACTGCAGACAACATGGATGATGTGAACAGGCTGGTGAATATAGTGGATGCTGGATACAGTGGATCAGTGTGGATTGGACTGAAGAGGGCAACACAAAAACGCTGGGCTTGGTCTAATGGAGAAAACACAACTTCTGAGTACTATAACTGGGCTTCAGGACAGCCAAATGAGGATGGAGATTGTGTAGCTACTTATTCTGGTGTTTGGCATGATATGTCATGTAGCTATAAGCGATATTTTGTGTGCTATGGTGAGTTCA GAAATACAGGATACATCATGGTACAGAGCGCTAAAATCTGGAGTGATGCTCAGAGCTACTGCAGACAGCATTATACAGACCTTCCCACCATTCACAACTCTGTTGAAAATAACCAGatagtaaacattattttaaaaggaTGGTACATCTGGTTTGGTCTGTTCCGGGAGTCTTGGGAATGGTCTGATAAATGGATCAACTTCTTCAGACACTGGGCAGCAGGTCAACCATTCCAGAGTTCAGGACTTGGTGACTGTGTTGGAATGTCAAGAAATGATTCTGGGAAATGGGCTCAATACAACTGTGATCTACAGCAGCCTTTTATCTGCCATGGAG CTGAGAGATTCATTAAAAAACAGATCATCAGACTGAAAGTGACATGTAGTGGAAAATGCACACTGAATGATCTTTCGCTACAGATGGCCATTCTGAATGAG ATAAGTGAAAAGCTGAAGAGCATGGGGCTGGAAGGTGAAAGTAAAACAAGCTGGATAAAGCAGGAAGGTGGAGAAGTGTTTCTTCAGGAAAAGAACCCTACTGCCaattcaaataataaatgtaGTAAGCAGTAA